In a single window of the Fusobacterium simiae genome:
- a CDS encoding GT-D fold domain-containing glycosyltransferase, which yields MGLKILKNFKKNIYWRINKYSLLKLKEPRYIIKSRIETMDKLLEGYSISRYGDGELSLIYKKKKTGINYQEHNDEINRRLAEILKSNLENHIVGIPGPLIKVDDLILGEAYFWSKYYYTNKKNLNKYLQKEKIYYDSMISRFYLPYTDKNDSEIIVKKLKQLFKDREVLIVEGENTRFGLGNELLLLAKTIKRILCPPKNAYKKYNKILDRVKKEDKKQLILLALGPTATVLAYDLAKEGYQAVDIGHTDIEYEWYLRKSDRKIDIENKAVNEVSGVVDKEIKDKELKAEYESQIIDKISLD from the coding sequence ATGGGATTGAAAATTTTAAAAAATTTCAAAAAAAATATTTATTGGAGGATAAACAAATATTCTCTTTTAAAATTAAAAGAACCAAGATATATTATAAAATCAAGAATAGAAACTATGGATAAATTACTTGAAGGTTATTCAATCAGTAGATATGGTGATGGGGAACTTTCATTAATATATAAAAAGAAAAAAACAGGAATAAATTACCAAGAACATAATGATGAAATAAATAGAAGGTTAGCTGAAATATTGAAATCTAATTTAGAAAACCATATTGTTGGAATACCAGGACCTTTAATTAAAGTTGATGACTTAATATTGGGAGAGGCATATTTTTGGAGTAAATATTATTATACAAATAAAAAAAATTTAAATAAATATTTACAAAAAGAAAAAATTTATTATGATTCTATGATAAGCAGGTTTTATCTACCTTATACTGATAAAAATGATAGTGAAATCATTGTTAAAAAATTAAAACAACTGTTTAAAGATAGGGAAGTTTTAATTGTTGAAGGAGAGAATACAAGATTTGGTTTAGGAAATGAATTGTTATTATTAGCAAAAACAATAAAAAGAATTTTATGTCCTCCTAAAAATGCTTATAAAAAATATAATAAAATTTTGGATAGAGTAAAAAAGGAAGATAAAAAACAACTGATATTATTAGCCTTAGGACCAACAGCAACAGTACTAGCTTATGACTTAGCAAAAGAAGGTTATCAAGCAGTTGATATAGGGCATACAGATATAGAGTACGAATGGTATTTAAGAAAGTCAGATAGGAAAATTGATATAGAAAATAAGGCTGTCAATGAAGTTAGTGGTGTAGTAGATAAGGAAATAAAAGATAAAGAATTAAAAGCTGAGTATGAATCTCAAATTATTGATAAAATTAGTCTTGATTAA
- a CDS encoding glycosyltransferase family 9 protein, which translates to MIKKLNRIFQDYMREKRLKIGKYIWDRKEKVKIINGDNFIKDNDIKSILFLRYDGKIGDMIVNSLMFREIKKVYPDVKIGVVARGAAIDIIKDNPNVDKIYEYYKNRKKIKDLALKIKEEKYDLLIDFSEMIRVNQMMLINLVGARINLGLDRKNWKLFDLSIESNKDFKWTEHITKRYLAYLVKLGLKKDSVNLSYDIYLKDEKKYEVFFNKIKENKKIVLNPYGASKHKSFSIENLDKIIDFLKNKNVAVILVYFGDKYKELAYLEKKYKNVYIPKKIESILDTAILIKKSDYVISPDTSIVHIASALDKKLIAAYPPKGGKYGVDHLVWAPKSDYAKVIFCKDKESFHDEIDINTFNFDEMKNEIIKMLKK; encoded by the coding sequence ATGATAAAAAAATTAAATAGAATATTTCAAGATTACATGAGAGAAAAAAGACTAAAAATAGGTAAATATATCTGGGATAGAAAAGAAAAAGTTAAAATAATAAATGGAGATAATTTTATAAAAGATAATGACATAAAATCTATACTTTTTTTGAGATATGATGGTAAAATTGGAGATATGATAGTAAATTCTTTGATGTTTCGTGAAATAAAAAAAGTATATCCAGATGTAAAAATTGGAGTTGTAGCCAGAGGAGCAGCGATAGATATAATAAAAGATAATCCTAATGTTGATAAAATTTATGAATACTATAAAAATAGAAAAAAGATAAAAGATTTAGCTTTAAAAATAAAAGAGGAAAAATATGATTTATTGATTGATTTTTCTGAAATGATAAGGGTTAATCAAATGATGTTGATAAATTTAGTAGGAGCTAGAATTAATTTAGGACTTGATAGAAAAAATTGGAAATTATTTGATTTATCAATTGAAAGCAATAAAGATTTTAAATGGACAGAACATATAACAAAAAGATATTTAGCCTATTTAGTAAAATTAGGTCTAAAAAAAGATAGTGTAAATCTTTCTTATGATATTTATTTAAAAGATGAAAAGAAGTATGAAGTTTTTTTTAATAAAATAAAAGAAAATAAGAAAATAGTTTTAAATCCTTATGGTGCAAGCAAGCACAAAAGTTTTAGCATAGAAAACTTAGATAAAATTATAGATTTTTTAAAGAATAAAAATGTAGCAGTTATTTTAGTCTATTTTGGAGATAAATATAAGGAATTAGCCTATTTAGAAAAAAAATATAAGAATGTCTATATACCTAAAAAAATAGAAAGTATTTTAGATACTGCTATACTAATAAAAAAAAGTGATTATGTTATAAGTCCAGATACTTCAATAGTTCATATAGCAAGTGCTTTAGATAAAAAGTTAATAGCAGCCTATCCTCCAAAGGGAGGAAAATATGGTGTTGACCATTTAGTGTGGGCTCCTAAATCAGATTATGCTAAGGTTATTTTTTGTAAAGACAAAGAAAGCTTTCATGATGAGATTGATATTAATACTTTTAATTTTGATGAAATGAAGAATGAGATTATAAAAATGCTAAAAAAATAA
- a CDS encoding glycosyltransferase, whose product MRKKVLFYNGSLRMGGIERVLVEVLQNIDKSKMDIDLVIEDGAKSLNVFEKDIPKEIEIFYLKSEKLIKFTDSFRKKKKNIFYKVIYNLLMNYESHIKKNNLRRLVKNKKYDVVIDFDMGLSKYIKMIDVDKKIAWVHASIKNWYERESRIARLGKRLQQYDNIVTICDEMKEETANLFPFLRNKLLRIYNPFNFNRILDLSEEKVENKYYENDFIIAIARLTTHQKDFLTLIKGFKRAKELTKISEKLYILGDGPDREKIEKMIKDENMEKDIILLGSVKNPYPWLKKAKLFVHSSKYEGFGLVLVEALILNKKVISSACPTGPKEILENGKIGNLYEVGDYEKLAYYIVESLKNDNIDEELIKKEIQKFNKEVVIKEYEKLILE is encoded by the coding sequence GTGAGAAAAAAGGTACTTTTTTACAATGGAAGTCTTAGAATGGGAGGAATTGAAAGAGTTTTAGTAGAAGTTTTACAAAATATAGATAAAAGTAAAATGGATATTGATTTAGTGATAGAAGATGGAGCTAAGAGTTTAAATGTTTTTGAAAAAGATATACCAAAGGAAATAGAAATTTTTTATTTAAAGTCAGAAAAATTAATAAAATTTACTGATTCTTTTAGAAAGAAAAAGAAAAATATATTTTATAAAGTGATTTATAATTTATTGATGAATTATGAAAGTCATATCAAGAAAAATAATCTAAGAAGACTTGTAAAAAATAAGAAATATGATGTAGTAATAGATTTTGATATGGGACTTTCAAAATACATAAAAATGATAGATGTTGATAAAAAAATAGCTTGGGTTCATGCTTCTATTAAAAATTGGTATGAAAGAGAGAGCAGAATAGCAAGATTAGGAAAAAGATTACAACAATATGATAATATAGTCACAATATGTGATGAAATGAAAGAAGAAACAGCTAACTTATTTCCTTTTTTGAGAAATAAGTTATTAAGAATCTATAATCCATTTAATTTTAATAGAATTTTAGACTTATCAGAAGAAAAAGTTGAGAATAAATATTATGAGAATGATTTTATTATTGCTATTGCTAGATTAACAACTCATCAAAAAGATTTTCTAACATTAATTAAAGGATTTAAAAGAGCAAAAGAACTGACAAAAATATCTGAAAAGTTGTATATTCTTGGCGATGGACCTGATAGAGAGAAAATTGAAAAAATGATTAAAGATGAAAATATGGAAAAAGATATAATTTTGTTAGGAAGTGTAAAAAATCCTTATCCTTGGTTAAAAAAGGCAAAATTATTTGTTCATAGCTCTAAATATGAAGGTTTCGGACTTGTTTTAGTAGAAGCATTAATTTTAAATAAAAAAGTTATTTCTAGTGCCTGTCCAACAGGTCCAAAAGAAATTTTAGAAAATGGAAAAATAGGGAATTTATATGAAGTTGGAGATTATGAAAAATTGGCTTATTATATTGTAGAATCTTTAAAAAATGATAATATAGATGAAGAATTGATAAAGAAAGAGATACAAAAATTTAATAAAGAAGTAGTAATAAAAGAATATGAAAAATTAATTTTAGAATAG
- a CDS encoding glycosyltransferase family 9 protein, whose translation MLKKVWKQKLLDSYVKFFLKEPKINDNIFITSTDGIGDNIIRLNLLEEILKQYGKDKCYILCDIKIIPLLKKIGFKNIIIFTKDMRRGLFGKIKLLNLLFKIGFNKIISLEYDQHDFDIQYFRNLESYSFNNKFHPEMNKYYKHLISNNFRITEEAVVNFFQILFSKNISNFEAIPNLKKYYSKNIEEENSLVVGIGAGARYKMLKPFLLAEILKLFINKKNIKKIYFLGAGDRDKKYLNELKKYINFNDFNIQNLVDKFSLDESIDVISKCKYYLGFDSGLFHIAASLKIDTFGIFTKAHEFSHINWENVIIFHGNPTSNKKEEYFGNPELNNISINEIENLLK comes from the coding sequence ATGTTAAAAAAAGTATGGAAACAAAAATTACTAGATTCTTATGTAAAATTTTTCTTAAAAGAGCCTAAAATTAATGATAATATTTTTATTACTTCTACAGATGGTATCGGAGATAATATAATAAGACTAAATTTACTTGAAGAAATTTTAAAACAATATGGTAAAGATAAGTGCTATATTCTTTGTGATATAAAGATAATCCCTTTACTAAAAAAAATTGGTTTTAAAAATATTATTATATTTACTAAAGATATGAGACGAGGGCTATTTGGAAAAATAAAATTATTAAATCTTTTATTTAAAATAGGTTTCAATAAAATAATTTCATTAGAATATGATCAACATGATTTTGATATTCAATATTTTAGAAATTTAGAATCTTATTCTTTTAATAATAAATTCCATCCAGAAATGAATAAATATTATAAACATCTTATTTCAAATAATTTTAGAATAACTGAAGAAGCGGTAGTAAATTTTTTTCAAATTTTATTCAGTAAAAATATTAGTAACTTTGAGGCTATCCCTAATTTAAAAAAATATTATTCTAAAAATATTGAAGAAGAAAATAGTTTAGTTGTTGGAATTGGAGCTGGAGCACGATATAAAATGTTGAAACCTTTTTTACTAGCTGAAATTCTTAAATTATTTATAAATAAAAAAAATATTAAAAAAATATATTTTTTAGGTGCTGGAGATAGAGATAAAAAATATTTAAATGAACTAAAAAAGTATATCAATTTCAATGATTTTAATATTCAAAATCTAGTTGATAAGTTTTCTCTCGATGAAAGCATTGATGTCATTTCAAAATGTAAATACTATCTTGGTTTTGATTCTGGTCTATTTCATATAGCTGCTTCTTTAAAAATTGATACTTTTGGAATTTTTACAAAAGCCCATGAATTTTCTCACATTAATTGGGAAAATGTCATAATTTTTCATGGAAATCCCACTTCAAATAAAAAAGAAGAATATTTTGGAAATCCTGAATTAAATAATATTTCCATTAATGAAATTGAAAATCTTTTAAAATAA
- a CDS encoding glycosyltransferase — MKISVIVPVYNRLEHFRALFICLLKQNRQIDELIITDDGSSQKILDYIGDLIPKASFKIKHIYQEDKGFRKTRALNNGVVNSEGELLVFCDQDLIFGEEYIEYMEKNIKKGYFLLCRPVSINEEEKNIILKKIENTNKYEELLKPLPKCYLEGVNKTLDTDRKRRILNILKLAKRGIKLVGMSYAVLKRDYMKVNGYDENYNGWGEEDDDFGNRLYVAGIKGKELKTPNMQIHLWHYSDPTKKHSMNEEYYYKRKKEIFSNKDYFCKNGCSEARDDVKVTILN; from the coding sequence ATGAAAATATCAGTTATAGTTCCTGTTTATAATAGATTAGAACATTTTAGAGCACTTTTTATTTGTCTTTTAAAACAAAATAGACAAATTGATGAGTTGATTATTACAGATGATGGTTCTTCACAAAAAATATTAGATTATATTGGAGATTTAATTCCAAAAGCGTCTTTTAAAATAAAGCATATTTATCAAGAAGATAAAGGCTTTAGAAAAACTAGAGCTTTAAATAATGGAGTTGTGAATTCAGAAGGAGAACTTTTAGTTTTTTGTGATCAAGATTTAATTTTTGGTGAGGAGTATATTGAATATATGGAAAAAAATATAAAAAAAGGTTATTTTCTTCTTTGTAGACCTGTTTCAATAAATGAAGAGGAAAAAAATATAATTTTAAAAAAAATAGAGAATACCAATAAATATGAAGAATTACTAAAACCTCTACCCAAATGCTACCTTGAGGGTGTAAATAAAACTTTAGATACTGATAGAAAAAGAAGAATTTTAAATATTTTAAAATTAGCAAAAAGAGGGATAAAACTTGTTGGTATGAGTTATGCAGTATTGAAAAGAGATTATATGAAAGTAAATGGTTATGATGAAAATTATAATGGTTGGGGTGAAGAAGATGATGATTTTGGGAATAGACTATATGTTGCTGGCATAAAAGGTAAAGAATTAAAAACACCTAATATGCAGATACATTTGTGGCATTATAGTGATCCTACGAAGAAACATTCTATGAATGAAGAGTATTATTATAAAAGAAAAAAAGAAATATTTTCTAATAAAGATTATTTTTGTAAAAATGGTTGTTCAGAAGCAAGAGATGATGTAAAAGTAACAATATTAAATTAA
- a CDS encoding lipopolysaccharide core heptose(II) kinase RfaY: protein MLKQVKYKEFEIFYYDDKYMEVAKKIIENDYKIIKILKDTKRNYVSAIEIDENNYIIKEPRNEYIIPQRKLMSFFKKGEALTTLINVNKLIDFYDFKEYARPFIAITKRKNRMIVYSLLVMERIIGEEERNLKILVNLMEKIHKKGFYHGDFNPSNFLNSNGKIFILDTQGKKMFFGNYRAHYDMLTMKMDSYKEMKYPYSKNIFYYFALFVKKIKKLPLIEKIKKYKKNLREKGWKI, encoded by the coding sequence ATGTTAAAACAAGTGAAATACAAGGAATTTGAGATATTTTATTATGATGATAAATATATGGAAGTTGCAAAAAAAATAATAGAGAATGACTATAAAATAATAAAAATTTTAAAAGATACAAAAAGAAATTATGTTTCAGCAATAGAAATTGATGAAAATAACTATATTATTAAAGAGCCAAGAAATGAATATATAATACCTCAAAGAAAATTGATGAGTTTTTTCAAAAAAGGAGAGGCTTTAACTACACTTATCAATGTTAATAAATTGATAGATTTCTATGATTTTAAGGAATATGCAAGACCTTTTATAGCAATCACAAAAAGAAAAAATAGAATGATAGTATATTCTTTATTAGTAATGGAAAGAATAATTGGTGAGGAAGAGAGAAATCTGAAAATTCTCGTGAATTTAATGGAAAAAATTCATAAAAAAGGTTTTTATCATGGAGATTTTAATCCAAGTAATTTTTTAAATTCTAATGGAAAAATTTTTATTTTAGATACTCAAGGGAAAAAAATGTTCTTTGGAAATTATAGAGCACATTATGATATGTTAACTATGAAAATGGACTCATATAAAGAGATGAAGTATCCATATTCCAAAAATATATTTTATTATTTTGCACTATTTGTAAAAAAAATAAAAAAACTTCCTTTAATAGAAAAAATAAAAAAATATAAAAAAAATTTAAGAGAAAAAGGATGGAAAATTTAA
- a CDS encoding O-antigen ligase family protein has product MNKRNNFLENLILLSIGVYLFFLSRRGGDTKDIISILIMVFTLVYSYKNRIKRYLFYKKEIIIGAIYIILVGISYIITPDKNSDKFYTFTHMTIFSIGFFLVMLNFKLNNKYTKYILPLLILISFPPLEKGIIDLCSHLNEISGYRIAGDSYTTKYASELGIYFLLGIFSLMYYKKVYLKLLAFLYSLAVLILIFGTQSRNTFLALPITIIFVLILFNWKKGIIVSLILFGGIFLLFKYNHNLETINRIDSSITSIKKVKVDARYTIFSDGIKEAKNYPIIGKGFYYYKNQKLYSANENLDHYHNNFIETAVTQGLLTLIVYIIFLVTLFIRMLKNYFKEDDRLKRYIKLFGLAVFIFSNLYGLFEPIFYFEKIYQLIFTIITITFIIDENKIS; this is encoded by the coding sequence ATGAACAAAAGAAATAATTTTTTAGAAAATCTTATACTTCTTTCAATAGGAGTGTATTTATTTTTCTTATCTCGTAGAGGAGGAGATACTAAGGATATAATTTCCATTTTGATTATGGTATTTACTTTAGTTTATTCTTATAAGAATAGAATAAAAAGGTATCTGTTCTATAAAAAAGAAATAATTATAGGAGCTATATACATTATTTTAGTGGGAATATCTTATATAATAACTCCAGATAAAAATTCAGATAAGTTTTATACATTTACTCATATGACTATATTTAGTATTGGATTTTTCTTAGTAATGTTAAATTTTAAATTAAATAATAAATATACAAAATATATATTACCTTTACTTATTTTAATTTCTTTTCCACCTTTAGAAAAAGGAATAATAGATTTGTGTAGTCATTTAAATGAAATAAGTGGATATAGAATAGCTGGAGATTCATACACAACAAAATATGCTTCAGAACTAGGAATTTATTTTCTTTTAGGAATATTTTCCCTTATGTATTACAAGAAAGTTTATCTAAAACTTTTAGCCTTTCTTTACTCATTAGCAGTACTTATTTTAATTTTTGGAACTCAATCAAGAAATACATTTTTAGCATTGCCAATAACTATAATATTTGTTTTAATTTTATTTAATTGGAAAAAAGGGATCATTGTTTCTCTTATTCTTTTTGGAGGAATATTTTTATTATTCAAATATAATCATAATCTTGAAACAATAAATAGAATTGATAGTTCAATAACAAGCATAAAAAAAGTAAAGGTTGATGCAAGATATACAATATTTTCAGATGGAATTAAAGAGGCTAAAAATTATCCAATTATTGGAAAAGGATTTTACTATTATAAAAATCAAAAATTATATTCAGCTAATGAGAATTTAGATCACTATCATAATAATTTTATAGAAACTGCTGTAACACAAGGATTATTAACATTAATAGTTTATATTATTTTTTTAGTAACTTTATTTATCAGAATGTTAAAAAATTACTTTAAAGAAGATGATAGATTAAAAAGATATATAAAATTATTTGGATTGGCAGTATTTATATTTTCTAATTTATATGGATTATTTGAGCCAATATTTTATTTTGAAAAGATATACCAACTTATCTTTACAATAATTACTATAACTTTTATAATAGATGAAAATAAAATTTCATAG
- a CDS encoding CAP domain-containing protein has product MKKFFKALIVFTFILNTITTYSMNIKKKYSDKYMVDLHTWLPNTFEELKSINEDELYKMAVEKYHYHQDKSNFYTVKELKQIEKFVNVEKLNQYFVERLNRERAKLGLSSDVRIDNTLIKAAKIRSNELASTKKISHKRPNKTEYWTVFEKVDKNLLDKYSFENILKTSISNEAQMVSEKFIANYFFDLWKESPEHWEFMVDKDLKKIGVNFSFGSSDDSNFLVQINYGVLLGMR; this is encoded by the coding sequence ATGAAAAAATTTTTTAAAGCACTTATAGTATTTACATTTATATTAAACACAATAACTACTTATTCTATGAATATTAAAAAGAAGTATTCTGATAAATATATGGTTGATTTACACACTTGGTTACCCAATACTTTTGAAGAATTAAAATCTATTAATGAAGATGAACTATATAAAATGGCAGTTGAAAAATATCACTATCATCAAGATAAATCTAATTTTTATACTGTAAAAGAATTAAAACAAATTGAAAAATTTGTAAATGTAGAAAAGTTAAATCAATATTTTGTTGAAAGATTGAATAGAGAAAGAGCAAAATTAGGTTTATCTTCTGATGTTAGGATTGATAATACTTTAATAAAAGCTGCCAAAATTCGTTCTAATGAATTGGCTTCTACCAAAAAAATATCTCATAAAAGACCTAATAAAACTGAATATTGGACTGTCTTTGAAAAAGTAGATAAAAATTTATTGGATAAATATTCTTTTGAAAATATACTAAAAACAAGTATATCTAATGAGGCTCAAATGGTTTCAGAAAAATTTATTGCTAATTATTTCTTTGACTTATGGAAAGAAAGTCCTGAACACTGGGAATTTATGGTTGATAAAGATTTAAAAAAGATAGGTGTAAATTTTTCTTTTGGTTCTTCTGATGACAGTAATTTTTTAGTACAAATTAATTATGGAGTATTACTTGGAATGAGATAA
- a CDS encoding cyclophilin-like fold protein, with protein MKIKIGEHILTVDLVNNSTTVELKNRLKKGPITLNMKDYGNMEKVGDFDKSLPTNDEQISTDAGDVILYQGKSFVIYYDKNNWNFTRIGKVKNISKEELRKILGKGDIKVELYLE; from the coding sequence ATGAAAATTAAAATTGGAGAACATATATTAACAGTTGACTTAGTCAATAATTCTACAACAGTTGAATTAAAAAACAGATTGAAAAAAGGTCCTATAACTTTAAATATGAAAGATTATGGAAACATGGAAAAAGTTGGAGATTTTGATAAAAGTTTACCAACTAATGATGAACAAATATCTACTGATGCAGGTGATGTTATTTTATATCAAGGTAAATCTTTTGTAATCTACTATGATAAAAATAATTGGAATTTCACAAGAATTGGAAAAGTCAAAAATATAAGTAAAGAAGAATTAAGAAAAATATTGGGTAAAGGCGATATAAAAGTAGAACTTTACTTAGAGTAA
- a CDS encoding alpha/beta hydrolase, translating into MFGKKLLLGVILGITVIGGSAMAKIPEIKQVKDTSIKLVQEWDKIFPESNKVEHTKVMFKNRYGITLVGDLYVPKNIGNQKLAAIAISGPFGAVKEQSSGLYAQTLAERGFVTLAFDGSYTGESGGYPRNVPSPEINTEDFSAAVDFLGTQSFVDRDKIGILGICGWGGFALNAAISDTRIKAVATSTMYDITRTAAKGYNDSVDANARYNMKKQINEARWKAVENNYADLLPANNLRKEQFTEETPQFVKEYSDYYTTKRGYHPRAVNSNPNGSWTTTGMLALINMPILQYASEMRTPTLIVAGENAHSRYMSEDAYKALGNKNKELYIVKGAVHTDLYDRLDKIPFDKFESFFKANLK; encoded by the coding sequence ATGTTTGGAAAAAAATTATTATTAGGGGTTATATTAGGAATAACAGTTATAGGAGGTAGTGCAATGGCAAAAATACCAGAAATTAAACAAGTAAAAGATACATCTATAAAATTAGTACAAGAATGGGATAAAATATTTCCTGAAAGCAACAAGGTTGAACATACAAAAGTTATGTTTAAAAATCGTTATGGAATAACTTTAGTAGGAGATTTATACGTTCCAAAAAATATAGGAAATCAAAAGTTAGCAGCAATAGCTATATCAGGTCCATTTGGAGCAGTGAAAGAACAATCATCAGGATTATATGCTCAAACTTTAGCAGAAAGAGGTTTTGTAACTTTAGCTTTTGATGGTTCATACACAGGAGAAAGTGGAGGATATCCAAGAAATGTTCCATCTCCTGAAATAAATACAGAAGATTTTAGTGCAGCAGTTGATTTCTTAGGAACACAATCATTTGTAGATAGAGATAAAATTGGAATATTAGGTATCTGTGGTTGGGGAGGATTTGCTTTAAATGCAGCAATTTCTGATACTCGTATCAAAGCAGTAGCAACTTCTACTATGTATGATATAACAAGAACAGCTGCAAAAGGATACAATGATTCTGTTGATGCAAATGCTAGATATAATATGAAAAAACAAATAAATGAAGCTAGATGGAAAGCAGTTGAAAATAATTATGCAGATTTACTACCAGCTAATAATTTGAGAAAAGAACAATTTACAGAAGAAACACCTCAATTTGTGAAAGAATATTCAGATTACTATACTACTAAAAGAGGTTATCATCCTCGTGCAGTAAATTCTAATCCTAATGGTTCTTGGACAACAACAGGAATGTTAGCATTGATTAATATGCCAATTTTACAATATGCTTCTGAAATGAGAACTCCTACTTTAATAGTTGCTGGTGAAAATGCTCACTCTCGTTATATGTCAGAAGATGCTTATAAAGCATTAGGAAATAAAAATAAAGAATTATATATTGTAAAAGGTGCTGTACATACTGATTTATATGATAGATTAGATAAAATACCATTTGATAAATTTGAAAGTTTCTTTAAAGCAAATTTAAAATAA
- a CDS encoding LysR family transcriptional regulator produces the protein MELRVLKYFLVVATERNISNAAKILFVSQPALSKQLKDLEEELGVILFKRGNRNITLTEDGVYFLAKAKEILSLVDITVTNLKQESIIGGEINIGAGESVQIENIFKIISNMMKEYPNIKTNITSGNADDIILKLDNGLLDFAIIISFIDKSKYEHLSLPWYDKWGLLVKKNNPLAKKDYILAEDLKNIPLVISKQIHTDTFLAEWLGKSIDDFNIVATFNLLYNASLMVKQNIGSVLCLDGIINTNESDLQFIPLNPELKVDLSIIWKKNQTFSNIAKKFLENLKTFIS, from the coding sequence ATGGAATTAAGGGTTTTAAAATATTTTTTAGTTGTGGCAACAGAAAGAAATATTTCTAATGCAGCAAAAATTCTTTTTGTATCACAACCTGCACTTTCAAAACAACTTAAAGATTTAGAAGAGGAATTAGGAGTTATCTTATTTAAAAGAGGAAATAGAAATATTACTTTAACAGAAGATGGAGTTTATTTTTTAGCAAAAGCAAAAGAAATCTTATCCTTAGTAGACATAACAGTTACAAATTTAAAACAAGAAAGTATTATAGGTGGAGAAATAAATATAGGTGCTGGAGAAAGTGTTCAAATAGAAAATATATTTAAGATTATTAGTAATATGATGAAAGAATATCCAAATATAAAAACTAATATTACAAGTGGAAATGCTGATGATATTATTTTAAAATTAGATAACGGACTTTTAGATTTTGCAATTATAATAAGTTTTATTGATAAAAGTAAATATGAACATTTAAGTCTACCTTGGTATGATAAATGGGGTTTACTTGTTAAAAAGAATAATCCTCTTGCTAAAAAAGATTATATTTTAGCAGAAGATTTAAAAAATATCCCTCTGGTTATTTCAAAACAAATACATACAGATACTTTTTTAGCTGAATGGCTAGGAAAAAGTATAGATGATTTTAATATTGTAGCTACTTTTAATTTACTTTACAATGCTTCATTGATGGTTAAACAAAATATAGGTAGTGTTTTATGTTTAGATGGGATAATAAATACTAATGAAAGTGATTTACAATTTATACCTTTAAATCCAGAATTAAAAGTAGATTTAAGTATTATCTGGAAGAAAAATCAGACTTTTTCAAATATTGCTAAAAAATTTTTAGAAAATTTAAAAACATTTATTTCTTAA
- a CDS encoding DapH/DapD/GlmU-related protein — MKKLLERIKEIDEILVGDEIFEEIHIIKEENEKLICEINNGYKTNEERLKFLEKITGKEIDKSVVISLPFQTDFGKHITFGKNIFINKEAMFTDLGGITIEDNVLLGPRVSLITVNHIIDPIKRRGLTTGEIFIKRNAWIGAGVTILAGVTIGENSIVAANSTVTKDVPDNVIVAGTPAKIIKKLKI; from the coding sequence ATGAAAAAATTATTAGAAAGAATTAAAGAAATAGATGAAATATTAGTTGGAGATGAAATTTTTGAAGAAATTCACATTATAAAAGAAGAAAATGAAAAATTAATTTGTGAAATAAATAATGGCTATAAAACAAATGAAGAAAGATTAAAATTTCTTGAAAAAATAACAGGAAAAGAAATTGATAAATCAGTAGTTATTTCTTTACCATTCCAAACTGATTTTGGTAAACACATCACTTTTGGTAAAAATATTTTTATCAATAAAGAAGCAATGTTTACTGATTTAGGAGGAATAACAATTGAAGATAATGTACTTCTTGGACCAAGAGTATCTTTAATAACTGTAAATCATATTATAGACCCTATCAAAAGAAGAGGACTTACAACAGGGGAAATATTTATAAAAAGAAATGCTTGGATAGGTGCAGGAGTTACAATTTTAGCAGGAGTAACTATTGGAGAAAATTCCATAGTTGCTGCTAATTCAACTGTTACAAAAGATGTTCCAGATAATGTTATAGTAGCAGGGACTCCTGCAAAAATAATAAAAAAACTAAAAATCTAA